One genomic window of Cyanobium sp. ATX 6F1 includes the following:
- a CDS encoding cytochrome c biogenesis CcdA family protein, which produces MTDLGLSLADQLADLARWTEQLLRASLAAPGPITLAIVFAGGLLTSLGPCSLGLLPVTLAYLAGFSDRQRRPWVRSVSFGLGIVASLVLLGLASGLLGLFYGRVPGLISGLVAALALVMGLNLLGLLTFRLPTGPDPDRWRQRVPAPLAPLAAGLAFGLAASPCTTPVLAVLLAWMAQNGKPVVGMVLLACFGLGQVLPLLLAGTLAASLPSLLALRSVGRWVPAISGVVLVLTGGLTLLAQLP; this is translated from the coding sequence ATGACCGACCTCGGTCTCTCCCTCGCCGACCAGCTGGCGGATCTGGCCCGCTGGACTGAACAGCTGCTGCGCGCCTCCCTGGCGGCACCTGGTCCGATCACCCTGGCGATCGTCTTTGCCGGAGGTCTGCTCACCAGCCTCGGCCCCTGCTCGCTCGGGCTGCTGCCCGTGACCCTGGCCTATCTGGCCGGCTTCAGCGACCGGCAGCGGCGGCCCTGGGTGCGCAGCGTCAGTTTTGGGCTCGGCATTGTCGCGTCGCTGGTGCTGCTGGGGCTGGCCAGCGGCCTTTTGGGTCTGTTCTATGGGCGCGTTCCGGGTCTGATTTCAGGGCTGGTGGCGGCCCTGGCCCTGGTGATGGGCCTCAACCTGCTGGGCCTGCTGACGTTCCGCCTGCCCACCGGCCCCGACCCGGATCGCTGGCGCCAACGGGTGCCGGCCCCCCTGGCGCCCCTGGCGGCGGGCCTGGCCTTCGGACTGGCGGCCTCCCCCTGCACCACGCCGGTGCTGGCAGTGCTGCTGGCCTGGATGGCCCAGAACGGCAAACCGGTGGTGGGCATGGTGCTGCTGGCCTGCTTCGGCCTGGGCCAGGTGCTGCCCCTGCTGCTGGCGGGAACCCTGGCGGCCAGCCTGCCGAGCCTGCTGGCCCTGCGGTCCGTCGGACGCTGGGTTCCGGCGATCAGTGGCGTCGTGCTGGTGCTCACCGGCGGCCTCACACTTCTGGCCCAGCTGCCATGA